Within Populus trichocarpa isolate Nisqually-1 chromosome 6, P.trichocarpa_v4.1, whole genome shotgun sequence, the genomic segment TTTAGGAGTGTGGCTTAAATAAAAGTtcgtaaaatttaatttttttatttaaatttaaatttttagattattttaatatattaaaattaattttaaaaaaataaaaaaataaaatttattttaatatatttttaaataaaaaatattttaaaaaccggAAGTACTTTCCGTTAACTAATGTTTCGTTAACTAATGTCGGGAGAAGGTTTGCAGAATGTGCCATCCAGACCTGGATGCCCGAGACAAGTTGCTCTGTCAACTGCTACAGCAGCAAACACATGGGCATTTCAttcttccatatttttttttaataagtggACCCCGCATGACAGACAAGCAAAACgatgttttgtttgtttaaaacCACCAATCACAAATAAGCTCTTACTTTACTGCTAGTCCTCAGCAGATGAGCAAAAcagtgttttcttcttcttctctactCTCAAGAATCGATGTCATAGTTGCGAGATCCTTTCCAGTTTAGAAAAACGTTCGAGGACAAttatttgataaagaaaaacaaacttgaGCTACCAAATTGCTAGACGAGATCACAAATAAGTTTAATCtacttccatatatatatatattaaaaccgAAGAAAcgagaaggaaaacaaataagATTTGTGACCGACttcattaaacaagaaaataaaagaaataatttaatcaatGAAGCCAAAACCATAAATAATTGGAGCTGATTGGAAATATTAATCATGAAATGACccatacaaaaaagaaagaaatgatggaAGAGAAAACAACTAAACAAGACAAGGACACCTCAACCCACTCCAACAAGAGGCAGCAGGAACGTTACATTGCATTTCATTCAACTTCAAGCCTAAGCAACCCCCAACCCCTTCCATGTCGGCAGCAACCtacttcttcctttctttctttagcAGCTAACAAGTGGACTCCTCCCTCCTGTTTcatttctagagagagagaacgATCGGAGACATTATTGTAACTTACTTTTAGAGAGATAGACTGAAAAAAAGGACGAGAGAGAGACAAGGAAATCGAGAAAATGTTTTGACAGTGAGAGTCAATGTTAGAGTGAATAAGAAACTCTCAAAAAGATTGAAGctttcaagttcaattaagaacTCAAAATAACACAAAAGATTGGAACTTTGAGCTTCAATCTCTTCAGTTTCTCACAAAATCACTACAAAGATTGAAGCTTTGAAGTTCAATCTCttccaaaaaaccaaaatcaagaagatccctttttttctttcaccaaTGTTAGTCCAAGATCGTGTAACCACTAACCCAAATCCCAAATCTCCCAAATCACAAATCAGAGCCTCCATCAACAGCCACCATCACGACCTCCACCACCGCTTCTCAGAGTCAAAATCTTTAGATTTCTCCACATGGGTATCTGAGAATTTCTGCAAAATCGTCACAATCACGGTGCTAGTTGCCACTGTCGCCGCCATCCTCTTCCTCTTGAGCACTGGTGACACTGCTGCACTTAGCTACATTCAATCAAAAGCCCAACCTCTAGACAAAGCCCATCATCCTCCTCGTATAAATTGGAACAATATCCCATCAATCGCTGACAAATCTTCGCCTTATACGAATTTCCGGTCAGAGAAATGGATTGTTGTTAGTGTCTCTCATTATCCTTCTGATTCGCTTAAAAAGCTTGTTAGGATTAAGGGGTGGCAATTGCTAGCAATTGGGAATTCAAGGACACCAAATGATTGGTCCTTGAAGGGTGCAATTTACTTGTCTTTAGAACAACAAGCGactttagggtttcgggtttcagGTTATCTACCTTTTGATTCTTATTTAAGGAAGAGTGTGGGGTATTTGTTTGCGATCCAACATGGGGCGAAGAAAATTTTTGATGCTGATGATCGCGGAGAGGTTATTGATGGTGATTTAGGGAAGCATTTTGATGTGGAGTTAATAGGGGAGGGGGCTAGGCAAGAGACTATATTGCAATATAGCCATGAGAATGAGAATAGGAGTGTAGTGAATCCTTATGTTCATTTTGGTCAAAGGACAGTTTGGCCGAGAGGGTTACCATTAGAGAATGTGGGTGAAATTGGCCATGAAGAGTTTTACACTGAGGTTTTTGGTGGGAAACAGTTTATACAACAAGGGATATCGAATGGATTGCCTGATGTTGATTCTGTGTTTTATCATACCAGGAAAACTGGTTTAGAAGCCTTCGATATTAGGTTTGATGAGCGTGCCCCGAAAGTGGCATTGCCTCAAGGGGTAATGATGCCGGTCAATTCATTTAATACGATTTACCATTCGTCAGCTTTTTGGGGTTTGATGCTTCCAGTTTCAGTTAGTACTATGGCTTCTGATGTCTTGAGAGGCTATTGGGGGCAAAGGCTTTTGTGGGAGATTGGTGGGTATGTTGTGGTTTATCCACCGACTGTGCATAGATATGATACAGTTGGGGGGTACCCTTTTTCTGAAGAGAAGGATCTTCATGTTAATGTTGGGAGGCTTATTAAGTTCTTGGTTGCATGGAGGTCGAGTAAGCATGAGTTGTTTGAGAAAATTTTAGAGTTGAGTTTTGCTATGGCAGAGGAGGGGTTTTGGAGTGAGCAGGATGTGAAGTTTACTGCTGCTTGGCTTCAGGACTTGCTTGCTGTAGGGTATCAGCAGCCTAGGTTAATGTCATTTGAATTGGACCGGCCTCGTCCTAATATAGGTCATGGGGATCGAAAGGAGTTTGTTCCTCGGAAGTTGCCATCTGTGCATCTTGGAGTGGAGGAAACGGGGACAGTGAATTATGAGATTGGCAATTTGATTCGTTGGAGAAAGAATTTTGGGAATGTTGTGCTTATTATGTTTTGCAATGGGCCTGTTGAACGTACTGCCCTGGAATGGAGATTACTTTATGGGAGGATATTCAAAACTGTGATTATCTTATCATCGCAGAAGAATGAAGATCTTGCTATTGAAGCAGGGCATTTGGATCGTATGTACAAGTAAGttatctatatttatatattttacttgttttgGTATTGTGATTTGAATCTAGATTCTTATGCTAACCAGAATCTCGGATATCTGATATGGATTCATATATTAGTCAGATAGCAAATTTTATATAACTATGACAAGAACTTTGTCTCTCACAGAGACTGGGGAGTTGGAGTGTTGGGAAGCTTTGACACTCTTGTAAAATGAAAGAGATTTGTTATGATTAAGAAAGTCTGAGGTTAATTTATGGGTAGCAAGAGAGTATGGAGAGAGCTTTCATGGAATTGGCTTTTCTTAGTTCATTTAATTCTATATGTCTGTTTATACGGGAATAATCACTCTTAGATTGTGTAGATTTTTGCCTATGCCCTATAGTTACAATACTGAACTCTTGTGCATTTGGACATTAAAGTTGGATTTTGGATGGCTGTTGGAGTTGCATAAAATACgacaatcaaatttaataaatggtGGCTGTGTTTCTTGTCATGTTTCTAATTCCAACTCACCATTTTAGCATGTCTAGGGTAATGTTGACATCCTGGAGAACATTTGTGATCCTGGTATTCAGATTCTTTTACTAGGAAATGATGGCTTGGGAATCATCGTATCCTCCAACTTACCTTGTTGTTTACTGATGCCATATGGAATGAGTTTAATCTCCAGGTTCAACATGATACATAAGCTCTGATCTTCAAGTCAGGACAGAGTACTGCACAAAAGATTAATCCAGAttgttttttgtgattttcatttgagatgttttgaaatatacgCATTCTGTTGAAGGTTAGGGTATGATATGTGCATAATACAATAGTTTAAGCTTTGTCTATTTTCAAATTCTTTCGGGCATGAGGCACTGGTGCTTGTGGATAAACTATTCTAGTTAAGCAAGATCAGAGCGTGAGTTTTCTTGGAGTCTCAAACATCCCTCTAGAACTGTCCTTTTCTCAAGGAGGCATTTGTTTCCTTCCCTCAAATTTGTTTTGGAGTTATGCCAGTTTGAGTTTGTTACTGTGTCTTTTATTGTAGTTTTCTTAAAAGCACCTCTGGTTGTTATCTTGTCAGTATCTTGGTTTCTTTGGCATGC encodes:
- the LOC7473619 gene encoding probable glycosyltransferase STELLO1 gives rise to the protein MLVQDRVTTNPNPKSPKSQIRASINSHHHDLHHRFSESKSLDFSTWVSENFCKIVTITVLVATVAAILFLLSTGDTAALSYIQSKAQPLDKAHHPPRINWNNIPSIADKSSPYTNFRSEKWIVVSVSHYPSDSLKKLVRIKGWQLLAIGNSRTPNDWSLKGAIYLSLEQQATLGFRVSGYLPFDSYLRKSVGYLFAIQHGAKKIFDADDRGEVIDGDLGKHFDVELIGEGARQETILQYSHENENRSVVNPYVHFGQRTVWPRGLPLENVGEIGHEEFYTEVFGGKQFIQQGISNGLPDVDSVFYHTRKTGLEAFDIRFDERAPKVALPQGVMMPVNSFNTIYHSSAFWGLMLPVSVSTMASDVLRGYWGQRLLWEIGGYVVVYPPTVHRYDTVGGYPFSEEKDLHVNVGRLIKFLVAWRSSKHELFEKILELSFAMAEEGFWSEQDVKFTAAWLQDLLAVGYQQPRLMSFELDRPRPNIGHGDRKEFVPRKLPSVHLGVEETGTVNYEIGNLIRWRKNFGNVVLIMFCNGPVERTALEWRLLYGRIFKTVIILSSQKNEDLAIEAGHLDRMYKHLPKIFDRYSSAEGFLFLQDDTILNYWNLLQADKTKLWITDKVSKSWTTVSTNGNTGWYAKQAEMVRKVVGSMPVHFQVNYKEAMKSDQSLVIGSSEIFYIPQQLVTDFVDLVGLVGDLNIHQKVAIPMFFMSMDSPQNFDSVLSTMVYKPKPPPANSTFYSAQAPAVHPWNVSSEQDFIKLTRIMAEGDPLLMELF